The Patescibacteria group bacterium genome has a segment encoding these proteins:
- a CDS encoding GNAT family N-acetyltransferase: MTRDIAEQIANLLNSRNQLVVDYTADKVLESKSNYVYLEDENEVIACAESKKIQWYQSEISHVSVLKKVEGKGKGKEILSRAERKAKNDGAKLLQCTIRTNNENSLRLFLRMGYEKVNRFFYPNSGNWVYVLQKSISNNV, encoded by the coding sequence ATGACGAGAGACATAGCCGAACAAATTGCGAACCTATTAAATAGTAGAAACCAACTAGTAGTCGATTATACAGCGGACAAGGTACTGGAATCAAAATCAAATTACGTTTATCTGGAAGATGAAAATGAAGTTATCGCGTGTGCTGAATCAAAGAAGATCCAATGGTATCAATCTGAAATATCACATGTTAGTGTTTTAAAAAAAGTAGAAGGCAAAGGTAAAGGCAAAGAGATTTTATCACGAGCTGAGAGGAAAGCTAAAAATGATGGTGCAAAGCTTCTTCAATGCACAATTCGGACAAATAACGAAAATAGTCTTCGACTTTTCTTGAGGATGGGATATGAAAAGGTTAATCGGTTTTTCTATCCTAATAGTGGTAATTGGGTATATGTATTGCAAAAATCGATTTCGAATAATGTATGA